In Actinomycetota bacterium, the genomic window CGGCGACATCGCCGGGACCTCCGAGGTTGCTGGTGGGCCATGGTGGACGAGTTTCGAATCCAGGGCATGGGCTGTGCGCTGCGGCGTCTCAGCGAGCGCCACCCTCCCGCATGACTACCGATGTGCTTGCCCAACCCCGCACGCCGAGCGCGCCCGAACACCCGCGAGACTGCGCACAGCCCCTGATCACCACTTGGGTATGTCCCTTCTGAGCGGAGTGACCAACGAAACAGTCAGATACTGACAACGGCACCGGCCGGAACCCCACCTCCAGATAGGCGAACTCCATGTCACGTGGCCGAGTCAAGCGCCATCGGCTTCATCGCTCACTGGATGAGCGTCGGGCTGCCTCGCTGTCTGGCACCAGCGAAGGAACATACGGTCCAATATGGCAAGGAGACTACGGGGCTTCGAGTAGCGAGAGTCTTGTAGCGCTGATGGCGAAGGCCGAAGAGGCGATCGCCGCTCTCGTTGAGGAATATGCACGTCTGTCCCGGGATGCCTGGATTGCCTCCGTCCTCCTCGTGACAGTGGGTGTGACGATCGCTCTTCTCGAAGGGCCACCCGTGACTCCGAGTTCGCTCACGACCATGAGTGTCTTGGCCCTCGGGCTAGTCCTAGGTCTACGGGCGCTTGCCCTGCGCGTCGCGGTGGCCCTCCGAGGTGCGACAGCTCGCGGCCTGGTTCATGTGTTCTACCTGTCTGTGCGGGACTTCGCACCAGAACGCTCACCCGCGCAGCCGGAGGCACTTCGCGATGAAGGGTTCCTTCTGCTTGCCGCGTATGTCGAAGGCCACTGGTCCTTCCGTGCCGCTCTTCGACGCAGGTCGGTCATCCTGTAGCACGTGACCTTGCGCATCGGCAAGGGGCGCGCCGCGCGAGACCTCTCGTTGCCGTCCACAGTCGACGGCCGTGAAACCACAACGGTCCCGAACCGTGAGGCTCGAGACCTGTGGTGTTGGTGGGCGATGAGGGATTTGAACCCCCGACTTCCTCCTTGTAAGGGAGGCACTCTCCCGCTGAGTTAATCGCCCGTTCGACGTGCGAGAGACATTCTAGCAGGGACGGACGCAGCAAGCCGCAAGCGCCACCCCCGCGTGGTGCCCCCAGAAGAATTCGAATCTCCGTTTCCGCCCTGAGGGGGCGGCGTCCTTGGCCACTAGACGATGGGGGCGCGACGCGCAGCACTCACACTACTCCACCGTATCGGCATGGATCCCTGCCAAAGAAAGGAGGCCCGCGGCGGCCACGGCGGCAAGCAGGGACGATTCGTGGGGCCCTCCGCAGCCCCTACTGCGTGCTGGCCTCGATATGACACGACCCGCAGAACGACTCGCTGTGACACTCCCAGCAGCGGACCGAGCCCTTGTCTTGGACGTCGGCCGGATGGCGCTCGAGCCAGTCGAGCTCGTGGTTCACGTGGCACTTCTTGCAGTCTTCGGTCCTGTGGCACGTGAAGCAGACCCGCGTGTCTGCCTGGGCCCGCTGCCGGTGGTCACGCAGCCACGCGTCGCGAGGGTCGTGGGATGGCGGCTTCTCGGCGTGGCACTCATCGCAGAACTTCAACCCGAACTCGTGACACTGGAAGCAGGACTCGTTGCCGACCGCAAGCGCTTCGACGCCGTGCGTCTGCATCCAATCGTCCTTCTTGTGCTTGGCGGTCCACGGCAAGGTCCTGCCGCCGTGACAGCCCCTGCACTCCTCGGGGTCGATCACATGCGAGAGGTAGGGCTGCGCATGTCGATACGCACTCTGTCCGGAATGGCACTTGATGCAGTCGACGTCCAGATCCCCGGGCTTCATGGGCGAGTCCGGCTGCAGGCCAGGGAAGGGCGAATGGCACCGCTCGCAGAACCCCACATCGACAAGGCGCACCACGTATTCGTTCGTGCGCTTCTCGAGACTGATGGTTCTGTGACAGTCGTGGCAGACGAGTCCGGGCAGGAGCTCGTTGGTCAGGTGGATACGGTGGAGCGGCAATGTCGACTCGTCCTTGGATCCGTGGCAGGCGACGCACTTCTCCATCGAGACCTTCAGGGCATCGTGGTGCAGCAGGACGAGGTCGGCCTCGGACGTCGGCAAGATGCGGTATCGCAACTTCTCGAGATGCATCTTCCAGGTGAACGCGGGGCTCTCAGCGGGCGAGCCCGTCATGAGACTTGTGACGACTAGCCCAACGAGCAGCAGGGACGCCAGCGCCAGCCTGCTCCACGCGCGTCGCATGTCGTCGGACCGTCGCACCGTCTTCATTCCAGCGCGCCAAGGACGCTCAGAACAACGAGCCCCGCCACCAGCAGACCACCAAGCGCCAGGGCGACCGGGCGCCGCGCGTAGGAGCGCTCGGGATTCCGGTCGGTCCATGGAACGAGGATCAAGAAGCCTATGCCGAGGATCACGAGCAGCCTTCCCACCGGGGGACGAACGATTCGCAGGAACTCCGAGACGGCCAGGAAGTACCAGTCCGGCTTGGAGCCTGCGGGCATAACGGTCGCGGCCGGGTCCGCCTTGATGTCGAGCTGTGCGGGCATGAAGGCCGTAAGCACCACATAGAGGGAGAGCAGCAGAATCACCGAGGTGAGGCCGGCGATTGCGTTGCGCGAGAAGAACGGGGTGGCGGGACGGTCTTCCGATTCCTCGGCGGAGTCCTCCGGGTGAGTCTCTGCTTGCTTCAAGTCAGCCACCACGTGCCTCCTACAACGGCCCGGATATGCCCTGCTTGCGGACCATCCAGAAGTGGGCGGCCAGCAGGATCCCGACGGCGAGCGGCAGGACCACCACGTGCAGCGAGAAGAAGCGCGTCAGCGCTGGTGCGCCGATCGTTGACCCGCCAAGGAGAACCCCGGCAAGGGGGTCGCCGACGAGCGGGACCTGCCTGACGAGATCGACTATCACGGTCGCCCCCCAGAACGCCTTCTGGTCCCACGGAAGCAGGCGGCCGGTGAGACCGAAAGCCATGGTCACGACGAGCAGGAAGACGCCGACGACCCAGTTGAACTCGCGCGGGTGCTTGTACGAAGCGGTTATGAACACGCGCAACATATGGACGACCAGGAAGACCACCATGAGCGTGGAGCCCCACGCGTGCGTCGTGCGGATGAACCACCCGTAGTCAACGTAGTTGGAGATGTAGAAGACGCTCGAGTAGGCGCGCTCCGGCGTGGGCTGGTAGAAGAACGTCAGGAAGATCCCAGTTAGCAGCTGGAATACGAATACCGTGAAGGTCAGGCCTCCGAAGCAGAACCAGAACCTGCGCGCATGATCCGGGACTGA contains:
- a CDS encoding cytochrome b N-terminal domain-containing protein, with translation MNSHRRFDFTDRMRSKVLGESVPDHARRFWFCFGGLTFTVFVFQLLTGIFLTFFYQPTPERAYSSVFYISNYVDYGWFIRTTHAWGSTLMVVFLVVHMLRVFITASYKHPREFNWVVGVFLLVVTMAFGLTGRLLPWDQKAFWGATVIVDLVRQVPLVGDPLAGVLLGGSTIGAPALTRFFSLHVVVLPLAVGILLAAHFWMVRKQGISGPL